The proteins below are encoded in one region of Ochotona princeps isolate mOchPri1 chromosome 24, mOchPri1.hap1, whole genome shotgun sequence:
- the PRR35 gene encoding proline-rich protein 35, whose product MSREAGSCRVGAGTRARSRKPKKPHYIPRPWGKPYNYKCFQCPFTCLEKSHLYNHMKYSLCKDSLSLLLDSPEQGYRYPTSPNPEGPADTPPDLTVSSSVSQHPEPEPGGPPGPLPHLARATQKALGPGSRLPAEAWKLGMGGTPRGLGPSGSVPCYPPPTTGELPEAQNPPLLGVNYPFGPGLFSYLGPSLAAAAHLPFLASAGPLLPPTAAFPAPQPTERPALAPRLYYPLLLEHALGLPAAGKPQPLPKVPDLLRVPVPALGGSWSQSTPRDLGQEGNLEPATQSDPKRRPHLGSQPAGLIKLASQSSLPCGPSRTPWPEDKAPSILEAPMPARSLVLAPLGDELTGALGDFVRVEQCLGRLAPRALREQLGEIRRELLSIHQALQWAVRPTDAPLDLSVRREHPRAPGPTAPQPFLGRTTKCEADSSVPPLGLPPQAPEDGVLPSSGWGPARAVAACPPAPLGPPGAEV is encoded by the exons ATGTCTCGCGAGGCAGGGTCCTGCCGTGTGGGCGCAGGGACCAGGGCACGGTCGCGGAAGCCCAAGAAGCCACACTACATCCCACGGCCCTGGGGCAAGCCGTACAACTACAAGTGCTTCCAGTGCCCCTTCACCTGCCTGGAGAAGTCGCACCTGTACAACCATATGAAGTACAGCCTCTGTAAGGACTCACTGTCACTGCTGCTGGACTCGCCCGAGCAAGGCTACCGCTACCCCACCTCACCCAACCCTGAGGGCCCCGCAGACACGCCTCCCGACCTCACAGTCTCCAGCAGTGTCTCCCAGCACCCTGAGCCTGAGCCTGGGGGACCCCCAGGGCCGCTGCCCCATCTGGCAAGGGCCACTCAGAAAGCTCTGGGCCCTGGGAGCAGGCTGCCTGCAGAGGCATGGAAGCTGGGGATGGGGGGGACCCCCAGGGGCTTGGGCCCCAGCGGAAGTGTCCCCTGTTACCCCCCACCCACAACGGGGGAGTTACCCGAGGCCCAGAACCCCCCCCTGCTGGGTGTTAACTACCCCTTTGGCCCTGGCCTCTTCTCCTACTTGGGGCCCTCTCTGGCCgcagctgcccacctgcccttCCTGGCCTCTGCTGGCCCTCTGCTGCCGCCTACTGCAGCCTTCCCAGCCCCGCAGCCCACCGAgcgtccagccctggctccccgcCTGTACTATCCGCtgctcttggagcatgccctggGGTTGCCAGCTGCTGGTAAGCCCCAGCCACTCCCCAAGGTCCCAGACCTGCTGAGAGTGCCTGTCCCTGCGCTGGGGGGCTCCTGGTCACAGAGTACCCCCagagacctggggcaggagggcaATTTGGAGCCTGCCACCCAGAGCGACCCCAAAAGGAGGCCACACCTGGGGAGCCAGCCGGCTGGCCTGATCAAGCTGGCTTCCCAGAGCAG TCTGCCCTGCGGCCCCTCCCGGACACCCTGGCCTGAGGACAAGGCGCCTAGCATCCTGGAGGCCCCCATGCCTGCACGGTCTCTGGTCCTGGCCCCGCTGGGGGATGAGCTGACTGGGGCCCTGGGCGACTTCGTCAGGGTGGAGCAGTGCCTGGGACGGCTGGCGCCAAGAGCCCTGCGGGAGCAGCTGGGTGAGATCCGCCGGGAGCTGCTAAGCATCCACCAAGCACTGCAGTGGGCCGTGCGGCCGACAGATGCGCCTCTCGACCTCTCTGTGAGGCGGGAGCACCCCCGTGCCCCAGGCCCCACCGCGCCCCAGCCCTTCCTGGGCCGCACCACCAAGTGCGAGGCTGACTCCAGTGTCCCACCCCTGGgcctccctccccaggcccctgagGACGGCGTCCTGCCCAGCAGCGGCTGGGGCCCCGCACGGGCGGTGGCCGCATGCCCGCCGGCCCCACTGGGCCCTCCAGGAGCCGAAGTCTGA